Proteins encoded within one genomic window of Paracoccus sp. TOH:
- a CDS encoding LysR substrate-binding domain-containing protein: protein MIDRQRGMPTVLGSRIPLVALIQTLAVAEYLNFRHAANALGISQSSVSARVKALEEDLGVLLFERHARGVRLTEAGRHFVERVAVGIDQLDHAVRTAGMVARGEHGRLRVGIHALIPGSFPANLIERYREQHPGIEVQIAESAARESIMQVRANRLDVTFVAGSPELPDCHSRRIWSERLLAVLPSCHPLRDTEGVTWADLTNETFIVRQGGTGPQVHDHIVMRLAGNAPNLSILRFDVERGTLLSMVAQGYGVTIVGESTTLLHTSGVTFLPILDEPEPLAFSAIWSPHNRSPALQSLLDIAGQMSRSGRSI from the coding sequence ATGATCGACCGCCAACGGGGAATGCCAACCGTGCTGGGGTCGCGCATTCCCCTTGTGGCGCTCATCCAGACGCTCGCCGTCGCCGAATATCTGAACTTCCGCCATGCCGCGAACGCCCTGGGCATCAGCCAGTCGAGCGTCAGTGCCCGTGTCAAGGCGCTGGAAGAAGACCTTGGCGTCCTCCTGTTCGAGCGCCATGCGCGCGGCGTCCGACTGACCGAAGCCGGACGCCACTTCGTCGAGCGGGTGGCGGTCGGCATCGACCAGCTAGACCACGCCGTCAGGACCGCCGGCATGGTGGCGCGCGGAGAGCATGGCCGGTTGCGCGTCGGCATCCATGCCCTCATTCCCGGCAGCTTCCCGGCCAACCTGATCGAACGCTACCGGGAGCAGCATCCGGGCATCGAGGTGCAGATTGCCGAAAGCGCCGCCCGCGAGAGCATCATGCAGGTTCGGGCCAACAGGCTGGACGTGACCTTCGTGGCGGGATCGCCCGAGTTGCCCGACTGTCATTCACGCCGGATATGGAGCGAACGGCTTCTCGCCGTGCTCCCCTCGTGCCATCCGCTCCGCGATACCGAGGGCGTTACCTGGGCCGATCTGACGAACGAGACCTTCATTGTCCGGCAGGGCGGCACCGGGCCGCAGGTGCATGACCACATCGTCATGCGCCTCGCCGGGAACGCGCCGAACCTCTCGATCCTGCGCTTCGACGTTGAGCGCGGCACGCTGCTGTCGATGGTCGCGCAGGGCTATGGCGTCACCATAGTCGGAGAGTCGACAACGCTCCTGCACACGTCCGGCGTGACGTTCCTGCCGATCCTCGACGAGCCGGAACCGCTTGCGTTCTCCGCGATCTGGTCGCCGCACAATCGCAGTCCGGCTCTCCAAAGCCTTCTCGACATTGCAGGCCAGATGAGTCGGTCGGGCCGGTCGATCTGA
- a CDS encoding flavin reductase family protein, whose translation MTTYHSYDPREGHRLAHSPIKAIIAPRPIGWISTLGPDGVANLAPYSFFNIVSEKPPILLFSSEGRKDTIRNIEAAGEFVFNLATSSLADAMNVTSADWPAEVDEFQKAGLGKVASEVVAAPRIAKSPAAMECKLLDVRRLVDLDGRDVDAEIVIGQAARIHIRQDVITEGQFDIAKAGTIARAGYRGDYVVVTETFEMLRPSVVR comes from the coding sequence ATGACGACCTATCACAGCTACGATCCGCGCGAAGGACACCGGCTGGCTCACAGTCCGATCAAGGCGATCATCGCGCCGCGTCCGATCGGCTGGATTTCCACGCTCGGCCCGGACGGCGTTGCCAACCTCGCTCCCTACAGCTTCTTCAACATCGTCTCGGAGAAGCCGCCGATCCTGCTGTTCAGCAGCGAGGGACGGAAGGATACCATCCGCAACATCGAGGCGGCGGGAGAGTTCGTTTTCAACCTCGCGACGAGCAGCCTCGCTGATGCCATGAATGTCACATCAGCGGACTGGCCGGCCGAAGTCGATGAGTTTCAGAAAGCGGGGCTGGGGAAGGTAGCATCCGAGGTGGTAGCCGCGCCGCGTATTGCAAAATCGCCGGCCGCAATGGAATGCAAGCTTCTCGACGTAAGGCGGCTCGTAGATCTCGACGGCCGTGACGTGGACGCCGAAATCGTCATCGGCCAGGCGGCGCGCATCCACATTCGTCAGGATGTTATCACCGAGGGGCAATTCGACATCGCAAAGGCCGGCACGATTGCCCGCGCGGGTTATCGTGGTGATTATGTCGTCGTAACGGAGACATTCGAGATGCTCCGGCCATCCGTGGTTCGTTGA
- a CDS encoding MarR family transcriptional regulator, whose amino-acid sequence MSKRSASWLKLIHVVANIEAELGKVLQAGHGLGLSEYRALEVLARSQDSELRMQELAAHLRLNQSSVSRMVERLERGGLTVRDLCPDDKRGVYTVLTDKGRQRLESAQPDYEKALDAALKEHGCEDLLAARFIKVPQPA is encoded by the coding sequence ATGTCGAAGAGAAGCGCGTCATGGCTCAAGCTGATTCACGTCGTCGCCAACATCGAGGCGGAACTTGGCAAGGTCCTGCAAGCGGGACATGGGCTTGGCCTGTCGGAATACCGTGCGCTGGAGGTGCTGGCGCGTTCGCAGGATTCCGAGCTTCGCATGCAGGAGCTGGCTGCTCATCTAAGGCTGAACCAAAGCTCGGTGTCGCGAATGGTCGAGCGTCTGGAGCGGGGCGGGCTGACGGTTCGCGATCTCTGCCCGGACGACAAGCGCGGCGTCTACACGGTCCTGACCGACAAGGGACGCCAGCGTCTCGAAAGCGCGCAGCCGGATTACGAAAAGGCGCTCGACGCGGCGTTGAAAGAGCATGGCTGCGAGGACCTGCTGGCGGCGCGGTTCATCAAGGTCCCGCAGCCGGCGTAG
- a CDS encoding nucleoside deaminase — MTVDPTTRLTQLMSEAVSFSTEHVHAGGIPFTAFVVDTAGKVLGRGVNRVREHHDPTAHAEVEAIRNACRTHRTPYLHGTTLLASGEPCAMCYMSALYAGVSQVFFAADRDEAAAHGFDYRETYALFADDPLTWRAPAVGKLAVPEALRPFTEFHTARHVS, encoded by the coding sequence ATGACCGTCGATCCCACCACCCGTCTTACGCAGCTCATGTCCGAGGCGGTTTCCTTCTCAACCGAGCATGTCCATGCCGGAGGCATACCGTTCACGGCTTTCGTCGTGGATACCGCCGGAAAAGTCCTCGGGCGCGGCGTCAACCGCGTCCGGGAGCATCACGACCCGACTGCGCATGCGGAGGTCGAGGCGATCCGCAATGCGTGCCGCACCCACCGCACGCCCTATCTGCATGGCACAACGCTGCTGGCGTCGGGTGAACCCTGTGCGATGTGCTACATGAGCGCGCTCTATGCGGGCGTCTCGCAGGTGTTCTTCGCCGCCGACCGCGACGAGGCGGCGGCGCACGGGTTCGACTATCGCGAAACCTATGCCTTGTTCGCAGACGATCCCCTGACTTGGCGCGCTCCGGCCGTTGGAAAGCTCGCCGTGCCGGAAGCGCTGCGCCCGTTCACCGAGTTTCACACCGCCCGACATGTTTCCTGA
- a CDS encoding SMR family transporter produces MTNIDETKGSGRAWAALLLASAFEIGYALSVGGSQAFTVLSWSISALVFFLLTLYFLSVALRSIDVGIGYAVWAGIGAVGAAVFGGILLDQPLTPIQAFWLAVIIGGVVWLKLADSAKIQAKLS; encoded by the coding sequence ATGACCAATATCGATGAGACCAAAGGCAGCGGGCGCGCATGGGCCGCGCTGCTGCTCGCCAGCGCCTTCGAGATCGGCTACGCGCTCAGCGTCGGCGGCAGCCAGGCCTTCACCGTCCTGAGCTGGTCGATCTCCGCCCTCGTGTTCTTCCTGCTCACGCTCTATTTCCTCAGCGTCGCCCTGCGCAGCATCGACGTAGGGATCGGTTACGCCGTATGGGCCGGCATCGGCGCGGTCGGCGCGGCCGTCTTCGGCGGCATCCTGCTCGACCAGCCGCTCACCCCGATCCAGGCCTTCTGGCTGGCCGTTATCATCGGTGGCGTCGTCTGGCTCAAGCTCGCCGACAGCGCCAAGATTCAGGCGAAGCTGAGCTGA
- a CDS encoding SMR family transporter, which produces MHWLYLGVAVVFEVAVAISAGNAKGFTRPGWTAATLISGAIATFFLSLALLTFDVGVGYAMWTSIAGVGIVILGALFFGQRLDWKKFLGIVLVIGGVVGLRLSGAA; this is translated from the coding sequence ATGCACTGGTTGTATCTGGGCGTCGCCGTGGTCTTCGAGGTCGCGGTCGCGATCTCGGCGGGCAACGCCAAAGGCTTCACCCGTCCGGGCTGGACCGCCGCCACCCTCATTAGCGGCGCCATCGCCACCTTCTTCCTCAGCCTCGCGCTGCTCACCTTCGACGTCGGCGTCGGCTATGCGATGTGGACCTCCATCGCGGGCGTGGGGATCGTCATCCTCGGCGCGCTGTTCTTCGGCCAGCGTCTCGACTGGAAAAAGTTCTTGGGCATCGTCCTCGTGATCGGCGGCGTCGTCGGCTTGCGCCTCAGTGGCGCGGCATAG
- a CDS encoding DsbA family oxidoreductase → MTQITVYSDYVCPYCLLAEQVLSDAIGDRDIRIAWRAFELRPDPLPTLRPEDPYLPAVWRKSVYPLAERLGVPIKLPSLSPQPRTAKAFELLALAQDRGLDHSYSMRVLRAFFEEDRDIGDPDVLVALAADAGIDPDEARQVLEDGTYAERHREALRHAREDMTITSVPTIVVGDRVFRGTPPADELKAAIDRLESEAAADDRSLPNKTGE, encoded by the coding sequence ATGACCCAGATAACCGTCTATTCCGACTATGTATGCCCCTACTGCCTGCTCGCAGAGCAGGTGCTCTCCGACGCGATCGGAGACCGAGACATCCGCATTGCCTGGCGGGCTTTCGAGCTTCGACCTGACCCGTTGCCCACGCTACGGCCCGAAGACCCCTACCTGCCGGCGGTCTGGCGCAAGTCAGTCTATCCCCTCGCGGAGAGGCTGGGTGTGCCGATCAAGCTGCCGTCACTCTCGCCCCAGCCGCGAACCGCCAAGGCGTTCGAGCTGCTGGCGCTGGCGCAGGACAGGGGACTGGACCACTCCTACTCCATGCGCGTCCTGCGCGCCTTCTTCGAGGAGGATCGCGACATCGGCGATCCAGACGTTCTCGTGGCACTTGCAGCCGATGCGGGAATCGATCCCGACGAAGCCCGACAGGTGCTTGAAGACGGCACCTATGCCGAACGTCACCGCGAAGCTCTGCGCCATGCCCGCGAGGACATGACGATCACCTCGGTTCCGACCATCGTTGTCGGCGACCGGGTGTTCCGGGGAACGCCGCCCGCAGACGAATTAAAAGCAGCCATCGATCGGCTCGAAAGCGAAGCCGCCGCCGATGATCGCTCCCTTCCGAACAAGACTGGAGAATAG
- a CDS encoding LysR family transcriptional regulator translates to MPTALGSRIPMTSLIQTLAVAEYLNFRHAANALGVAQSSVSARVKALEEDLGILLFERHARGVRLTEAGRHFVERVATGIDHLDHAVRTAGMVARGEHGRLRVGIHALIPGSFLATLIERYREQHPGVEVEIAEGTARESVMRLRANGLDLAFVAGSPEFPDCHSRRIWSERLLAVLPSCHPFAEAAGITWADLASETFIVRQGGTGPQVHDHIVLRLAASAPGLSILRFDVERGTLLSMVAQGYGITIVGESTTLLHTSGVTFLPIRDEPEPLAFSAVWSPFNRSAALRNLLSLADEMGRLILTPDPSAR, encoded by the coding sequence ATGCCGACCGCACTGGGGTCGCGCATTCCCATGACATCGCTGATCCAGACGCTTGCTGTCGCCGAATATCTGAACTTCCGCCACGCGGCGAACGCGCTCGGCGTGGCGCAATCCAGCGTCAGTGCGCGCGTGAAGGCGCTGGAGGAAGACCTTGGCATCCTCCTGTTCGAGCGTCATGCCCGTGGCGTTCGACTGACGGAAGCCGGCCGCCACTTCGTCGAACGGGTGGCAACCGGCATCGACCATCTCGACCATGCAGTCAGGACCGCCGGCATGGTGGCGCGGGGAGAGCATGGCCGGCTGCGCGTCGGCATCCACGCGCTGATCCCCGGCAGCTTCCTCGCCACCCTGATCGAACGCTACCGGGAGCAGCATCCGGGCGTCGAGGTTGAGATCGCCGAAGGCACCGCCCGCGAGAGCGTCATGCGGCTTCGCGCCAACGGGCTCGATTTGGCTTTCGTGGCGGGCTCGCCCGAATTTCCCGACTGTCATTCACGCCGGATATGGAGCGAACGGCTTCTCGCCGTGCTGCCATCATGCCACCCGTTCGCCGAGGCAGCGGGCATCACCTGGGCCGATCTGGCGAGCGAGACCTTCATCGTCCGGCAGGGCGGCACCGGGCCGCAGGTGCATGACCATATCGTGCTGCGCCTCGCCGCCAGCGCGCCGGGGCTGTCGATCCTCCGCTTCGACGTTGAGCGCGGCACGCTGCTGTCGATGGTGGCGCAGGGCTACGGCATCACCATAGTCGGAGAGTCGACGACGCTTCTGCATACGTCCGGCGTGACGTTCCTGCCGATCCGCGACGAGCCGGAACCGCTGGCGTTCTCGGCCGTCTGGTCGCCGTTCAACCGCAGCGCAGCACTGCGAAACCTGCTCTCCTTGGCTGACGAAATGGGCCGATTGATCCTGACTCCTGACCCATCGGCCCGATAG
- a CDS encoding MFS transporter — translation MGLSKTAIPLLLAAYGAANVAGNLVVGRFADRFTIPVLAIGLIALAIALAVFALFAAIPAISVSAFILIGLFGVAMNPAMVARVMRAAHPGPLVNAMHASVITAGLAFGTWAGGASIDVGYGLTAPLWVGFGLAVLGLVSLAPSSARRLSSEKIR, via the coding sequence ATGGGCTTGTCCAAGACGGCCATTCCATTGCTGCTCGCGGCCTATGGTGCGGCCAACGTAGCGGGAAATCTTGTCGTCGGGCGGTTCGCTGACCGATTCACAATTCCGGTTCTCGCCATTGGCCTGATAGCCCTTGCCATTGCGCTCGCCGTCTTCGCGCTCTTTGCGGCGATTCCTGCAATCAGCGTATCGGCCTTCATCCTGATCGGCCTGTTTGGCGTGGCGATGAATCCGGCAATGGTCGCGCGAGTGATGCGTGCCGCTCATCCCGGCCCGCTGGTGAATGCCATGCACGCCTCCGTCATCACGGCCGGACTCGCTTTCGGCACCTGGGCCGGCGGCGCGAGTATCGATGTCGGTTATGGTCTTACCGCGCCGCTTTGGGTTGGGTTCGGCCTTGCGGTGCTTGGACTCGTGAGCCTCGCCCCGTCGAGCGCGCGGCGGCTTTCGTCGGAGAAAATTCGATGA
- a CDS encoding thermonuclease family protein, with protein sequence MRSILILALIASTATAAIAGDGLVGRASVIDGDTIELHGQRIRLHGMDAPEARQRCSHPDGSEWRCGREAAFALDELLRGRVLTCERRDQDRYQRVVAVCRIESIDIGEWMVLNGLVQDGHSIAARGLWCGQRSGKSCRRAVR encoded by the coding sequence TTGCGTAGCATCCTGATCCTCGCCCTCATCGCCAGCACGGCGACAGCAGCCATTGCCGGTGACGGCCTGGTCGGCCGAGCTTCCGTGATCGACGGCGACACCATCGAGCTGCACGGCCAGCGCATTCGCCTCCACGGCATGGACGCCCCAGAGGCCCGGCAGCGGTGCTCGCACCCTGACGGTTCCGAATGGCGGTGCGGCCGAGAGGCCGCGTTTGCCCTCGACGAGCTTCTACGCGGCCGTGTTCTGACCTGTGAAAGACGCGATCAGGACCGCTATCAGCGCGTCGTTGCCGTGTGCCGGATCGAATCGATCGATATAGGGGAATGGATGGTGCTGAATGGGCTTGTCCAAGACGGCCATTCCATTGCTGCTCGCGGCCTATGGTGCGGCCAACGTAGCGGGAAATCTTGTCGTCGGGCGGTTCGCTGA
- a CDS encoding type II toxin-antitoxin system VapC family toxin, with the protein MFIDSSAFLAILMADPAANDLLSRLQASRRKPVTTTTTRPQVIMTMAENRAQGRAIAPEDVQLATDAYDELLKLLECAEIMVTTKISRLAVETAAIYGVGAGHPAQLTMADCMAYAGAKSSGMPLLHASKHLAETDLA; encoded by the coding sequence ATGTTCATCGACAGCTCTGCCTTTCTGGCGATCCTTATGGCCGATCCTGCCGCGAACGATCTGCTCTCCCGCCTGCAAGCCTCGCGGCGCAAGCCGGTCACAACCACGACCACCCGCCCCCAGGTCATCATGACGATGGCCGAGAATCGCGCCCAAGGCCGCGCCATCGCCCCAGAGGACGTGCAGCTTGCCACGGATGCCTATGACGAACTCCTGAAGCTGCTCGAATGCGCGGAGATCATGGTCACGACCAAGATCAGCCGTCTTGCCGTGGAGACGGCCGCAATCTACGGCGTGGGCGCTGGGCACCCCGCCCAGCTGACCATGGCCGACTGCATGGCCTATGCCGGTGCCAAATCCTCGGGGATGCCCCTGCTCCACGCCAGCAAGCATTTAGCGGAGACGGACCTTGCGTAG
- a CDS encoding type II toxin-antitoxin system VapB family antitoxin yields MALFIDNEDVVTLAAQLVAATGKTKVAVVKEALALHLQQIQSKPSLSESIRALQAKVKDDGFIAPGGL; encoded by the coding sequence ATGGCACTTTTCATTGACAACGAAGACGTTGTGACCCTGGCCGCGCAGCTGGTCGCTGCGACCGGCAAAACGAAGGTTGCTGTGGTCAAGGAAGCTCTGGCGCTTCACCTTCAGCAGATTCAGTCGAAGCCATCGCTGTCAGAAAGCATCCGGGCCTTGCAGGCCAAGGTGAAGGATGACGGCTTCATCGCACCGGGGGGCCTGTGA
- a CDS encoding plasmid stabilization protein, which produces MTHSIHASVTASVTELKRNPMGTMAAGNGAAVAILNRNEPAFYCVPADEYEAMLNLIEDAELNAIADARANSREIPVKLDDL; this is translated from the coding sequence GTGACACATTCCATTCATGCGAGCGTGACTGCCAGCGTTACAGAGTTGAAGCGCAACCCCATGGGGACCATGGCGGCGGGGAACGGGGCGGCGGTCGCGATCCTGAATCGCAATGAGCCTGCGTTCTATTGCGTTCCGGCCGACGAATACGAGGCCATGCTGAACCTGATCGAGGACGCAGAGCTGAACGCCATCGCGGACGCCAGAGCCAACAGCCGCGAAATCCCGGTCAAGCTCGATGACCTATGA
- a CDS encoding type II toxin-antitoxin system RelE/ParE family toxin — MTYELRFREEAKKEWDGLGATIRAQFKKKLAERLENPHVPASKLHGSHNRYKIKLRSVGYRLVYEVRDAELVVSVVAVGKRERNAVYRDAANRV; from the coding sequence ATGACCTATGAGCTGCGCTTCCGAGAGGAAGCCAAGAAGGAATGGGACGGACTTGGGGCGACGATCCGCGCCCAATTCAAGAAGAAGCTGGCAGAGCGGCTGGAGAACCCGCATGTGCCAGCTTCAAAGCTCCATGGATCGCACAACCGCTACAAGATCAAGCTGCGATCTGTCGGGTATCGTCTGGTCTATGAGGTCAGGGATGCAGAGCTTGTCGTGAGTGTGGTGGCGGTCGGGAAGCGCGAACGCAACGCTGTTTATCGGGACGCGGCAAACAGGGTCTAG